The Zalophus californianus isolate mZalCal1 chromosome X, mZalCal1.pri.v2, whole genome shotgun sequence genome window below encodes:
- the NYX gene encoding nyctalopin has product MKGHGMLVLLLHAVVFGLPRAWAEEACTRTCPAACACSSTERGCSVRCDRAGLLRVPAEFPCEAASIDLDRNGLRFLGERAFGTLPSLRRLSLRHNNLSFITPGAFKGLPRLAELRLAHNGELRYLHARTFAALSRLRRLDLASCRLSTVPERLLAELPALRELTAFDNLFRRVPGALRGLANLTHAHLEGSRIEAVASSSLQGMKRLRSLSLQANRVRAVHAGAFRDCGALEHLLLNDNLLAELPAEAFVGLRRLRTLNLGGNALGLVARAWFADLAELELLYLDRNSIAFVEEGAFQNLSGLLTLHLNGNHLTVLAWAAFQPGFFLGRLFLFRNPWRCDCRLEWLRDWMESSGRVSDVPCAAPGSVAGLDLSQVAFGRSSDGLCVDPEELNLTASSPGPSPEPEATTVSRFSSLLSKLLAPRAPVEEVANTTEGPLNASLSDSLPSAGVVVSGHNPRFLLGSGLLLSAAQRVVFVLQVD; this is encoded by the exons ATGAAAGGCCACGGGATGCTGGTCCTGCTGCTGCATG CGGTGGTTTTCGGCCTGCCTAGGGCCTGGGCCGAGGAGGCCTGCACGCGCACCTGTCCCGCCGCCTGCGCCTGCAGCAGTACCGAGCGCGGCTGCTCCGTGCGCTGTGACCGCGCCGGCCTCCTGCGGGTGCCGGCCGAGTTTCCGTGCGAGGCGGCCTCCATCGACCTGGACCGGAACGGCCTGCGATTCCTGGGCGAGCGGGCCTTTGGCACGCTGCCGTCGCTGCGCCGCCTGTCGCTGCGCCACAACAACCTGTCCTTCATCACGCCCGGCGCCTTCAAGGGCCTGCCGCGTTTGGCCGAGCTGCGCCTGGCGCACAACGGCGAGCTGCGCTACCTGCACGCTCGCACCTTCGCCGCACTCAGCCGCCTCCGCCGCCTCGACCTGGCGTCCTGCCGCCTCTCCACCGTGCCCGAGCGCCTCCTGGCCGAGCTGCCCGCCCTGCGCGAGCTCACCGCCTTCGACAACCTCTTCCGCCGCGTGCCCGGCGCGCTGCGCGGCCTGGCCAACCTGACGCATGCGCACCTGGAGGGCAGCCGCATCGAGGCAGTGGCCTCCAGCTCGCTGCAGGGCATGAAGCGCCTGCGCTCGCTCAGCCTGCAGGCCAACCGCGTCCGCGCCGTGCACGCAGGCGCCTTTCGCGACTGCGGCGCCCTGGAGCACCTGCTGCTCAACGACAACCTGCTGGCCGAGCTGCCCGCCGAAGCCTTTGTAGGCCTGCGCCGCCTGCGCACGCTCAACCTGGGCGGCAACGCGCTGGGCCTTGTGGCGCGCGCCTGGTTCGCCGACCTGGCCGAGCTTGAGCTGCTCTACCTGGACCGCAACAGCATCGCCTTCGTGGAGGAGGGCGCCTTCCAGAACCTCTCGGGCCTCCTCACTCTGCACCTCAATGGCAACCATCTCACTGTGCTGGCCTGGGCCGCCTTCCAGCCTGGCTTCTTCCTGGGCCGCCTTTTTCTCTTCCGCAACCCGTGGCGCTGTGACTGCCGCCTGGAGTGGCTGCGGGACTGGATGGAGAGCTCCGGGCGCGTGTCCGACGTGCCGTGCGCCGCCCCGGGCTCCGTGGCCGGCCTGGACCTCAGCCAGGTGGCCTTTGGGCGCTCTTCCGATGGCCTGTGTGTGGACCCCGAGGAGCTGAACCTCACCGCATCCAGTCCAGGCCCGTCCCCAGAGCCAGAGGCCACCACCGTGAGTAGGTTCAGCAGCCTCCTCTCCAAGCTGCTGGCCCCGAGGGCCCCAGTGGAGGAGGTGGCCAACACCACCGAGGGGCCGCTCAACGCCTCCCTGTCCGACAGCCTTCCCTCCGCTGGGGTGGTTGTCTCGGGCCACAACCCCCGGTTTCTCCTCGGCTCTGGTCTCCTGCTCAGCGCGGCCCAGCGCGTGGTGTTTGTCCTACAGGTGGACTAA